The region GGCACCGAGGCAGGGCCACCTGTTGAGGGGAGCAGAATGTCAGGCCCCTCTCGGAAGGGAATGTAGTGGGAAAAGGGCCTCTCTGAACACCTACCCCCACTGCGGAAACAGTGAGAGATGTTACACCGGGGTCTGGGCCTCCCTCGGGTCGCTGCTCACCGCCTTGTGGCTTCCGTGTTCCCCCCGCCGCGCGGCCCCACTTACATCGTCCATGAGCAATAGCACGATGTTGGGAGGCTGCGGAGCACCTGCAGCCAAGAGTCCTAGAGCACTCAGTACcggcagcagcagctgctgggcCCTGATAGCTGTGGTACAGGCCGTCATGGCAATCCAAGCTCCGGCTGCAGAGCCAAGCAAGACTCAGTCCCAGTCCGGCCGCGGTTCCTTTTGGAGTGTAGGGCGGGCCCTGCCGGCCGAATgagaggaggggcagggccactgagaaaagaagagggagaggtggggcCAAGGCCGCCTGAGTGACAAGAGTGGGCTTGGCCTTACGGGAAAGGGGCGGGACCAAGGCCGGACCTGAGGGATAGGGCAGAGCCATGGTAGAGAGAGGCGGAGTCTGAGCCATGGCCCGAGTAGGGTGGGGGGAATGggcggagcctgccccacatcaGGTCACATGATGCAGCGCACAGCCTGCCAATATGGCGGTGTGCATCGCGGTGATCGCCAAGGAGGTGGGTGTGAAGCTGCGAGTGGTGGGtggcgggcggcgggcggcgggcggcgaGCCTCCTTCCAGCCATGCTCTCGATCTTCTCAACTCCGAGCTCCCAAGCCTCAGCCATGCCCTAGGATCAGGATTCTTCCTGCCGGCTCTCTCTGACAGCTGACAGTCCGCCGCCTGCTTGCAGGCCTCGGCCTTCGGGGTTTGAGATCCACCGGGAAGCATAGCCGGTCGCTGCAGCCTTCACCCTTCGCTCTACGCGTTCTTTTCACGGCCTCAGCTACCTTCCGCGTCCGGGTCTTTCTGTCCCGCCTTCCGGACCGTCCCCTAGCTGTGCAGCGGTGCTATTTAAATATAAGCCCAGCGCGACTCGAGTCAGTCTAGAATCCAAGTAATTTTCTTTGCCTTAGGATAGTCCCCCATATACCTTTTGCACCCTTCTACTCCAACCATTGTGAAGGCCTGTAAACCGCTAGACAGTCCCTTTCTCTTTTGTATCCCGTCTTCCCAACTGTCATCTCCTTGCTGGCCAAAATAGATATTCATTTCCTTCTGGAAAGCTGTTGATGGATGCTTAGATAGCTCCAGAGGTCCACAGTATCCTGCTGCATGAAGCCTGTATCCTACAAGGCTTTCTCTGAGACCCGCCACTAGGGATTAGGCTGCTGCGAAGCTGTCAGTATAAAAGAGGGAGTTACAACCTCAGTAAGCCCACCAGAATCAAAACTCAATTTTAAAAGCAGCTGCTGCTTTGATAAACTCATGACGAAGTCCAGTATCTGTGCTGAAGCATCCCGATTTGGAGACTCACTCAATTACAGCCAGATGACTTCTGGACATAGTGAACAGTGGATGAGGGAGGCCAGGAGTGAAGCTTTTGACTGTGGGCTTAGGATGGTCAGATGTGTAGAGGCGAAGATGTGGGCTGAGACTTGAAGCGCTGAGAAACAGACCACTGTCCTAGAAATAGCTAGTGTCCCTGGTGTTGGGATGACACTGCAGTGTGTTGGTGGTAGAGAAAGATGATCCTAggaagaggaatgtcagggcatgttAAGCTGTGCTGAAGTGGGCATTCCGTGGTCATTTCTGCTCACTTCCCACATTgcttccattctctcttcctcttcctccttttcttccttctcctttctggtACAGGTGAGAGAACTAGGGCTTAATGCTGCGACTCAAGCACTCCACCACCGAGCTACATCGCTGGTccaataatgtttttctttttggtactTGGAATTGGACTCAGGGCCCTGTGCATGTCAGGCAAGTGCCATGCCCCCCAGTTATATCTCTAGTCCACTCTCTGCAGATGCCATGCAGCCCTCCTTAGGTTGGGTTATCCTCCTGAAGGCAGTTGGCCGCAGCACAGTAAGCAGTGGATCTTAGAGAAGTCGAGTCGGTTGGCAGGCTGAGGGCACACCTTACAAGTGCGTTGACGTTGTCTTGAGAGCGGGAACTCACCAGGTGGACCTCCACCTCTTCTTGCAGAATTACCCTCTGTACATCCGAAGCGCTCCCACAGAGAACGAACTCAAGTTCCACTACATGGTGCACACGTCTCTGGACGTGGTGGATGAGAAGATCTCTGCAATGGGGAAAGCACTGGTGGACCAGAGGGAGCTGTACCTGGGCCTGCTCTACCCAACCGAGGACTACAAGGTGTATCCACCACTGCTCAGTACCGTTCCTATGCTCACAGAGCGGGCTCTGGGAGGAAACGCTGGCCAAGGAGAAGGGTTTCAGCTGCTCAGGCAGGCAGGTGTCCTGAAGCTAACAGAGGCCCCTTTAATTGGAAGAGCCACTGGAAAAGCAAGGCCAAGGGTCCAGGAGGGTGCAAGCTGACATAGAGCGAACCTGGTCTTCTCCATGCTCACTAGAGGCCGCCAACTTTGAATCAAGGGCGATTGTTTCTTGATACTGTTGTTAGGCTCAGGCGATTGTTTCTTGATACTGTTGTTAGGCTCAATCTGATGTGGCCCTGCAAACTCTTGGCCATTCCTTCTGGACAAATTATTAAGACCATAGAATCCAAGGACATTTGCGTGGGGGCTGGTTGTAGCCTGCCCACAGTGACGTTGGTGTAGGAGTCACTGTGTTAACACTCTGAAGTTAATATCCCAGGCCCAGGATACACCTGCATGGTGGACACCTGCATGGTGGCTGCATAGCCACCTGAGCCTGGGAAACTTCTCATGATTCCAGGTGTTAGGCTTCTCCGGGCTAGCAGGCTCTGGGTTGTGATGTGGTGTGCCATACACAGTCATATGGCCTCCACGCCAACGCTTATTCCTTAACTAGTCATAGATATGGCTATGTGACCAATTCCAAGGTGAAATTTGTCATGGTGGTGGATTCCTCCAATACAGCCCTGCGGGACAATGAGATCCGCAGTGTAAGTGCAGAGGGTTGAGGTGGTTGTttgcccttccccttcctccctgggAATGCAAAAGTCTGCAACAGCCCCCACGCGTGCTCCTCTAAGCTGCATCCGGTTCTTCTTTCAGATGTTCCGGAAGCTGCATAACTCCTACACAGATGTGATGTGCAACCCCTTCTACAACCCGGGAGACCGAATCCAGTCTAGGTGGGGCCTGCTCTTTGATAACATGGTCATTAGGGGAGTAAGGGAACCACGAGTGCTGTCCTAAGGCCACTATTTCAAAGCAGCCAGCCTCGCTTTTCTAAATTAGCGCTGACACAGACCTCTAGTATGTACGGGCAGAAGGGCCACGGCTCGCCCATCTGGTCTCCCAGGTGGGTCTGTGGGTACCTGAGGACCTACAGGAGGCTCAGCAAGTGCTCATGTTGTGACCATACCCTTTACGGAGGCCGTGTCCTCCTGTTTTAGCTTGGTGTGCTTTTTGGGTTGGGCTTGGGTGTCTCCGCTCCAGCTGGATGGACCTTGAGTAGGTGTTTCGTCAGGAGGCATGGACTTCATATGCAGGCACTACAAACCTGCTCCCAGAATTCTCGTTTTCCAGGAAGGTTCCCAAATTGTTGCTTTCAGTCGCCAGGTGGCACAAGTAGGCCCTTCAGTGGCACCTTCCTTTGGCTGAGACGTCGAGTGTTTTGGGTCCATCTAGATCCTAAGACAGAGAACCCAGGTGTCCCTAAGCTGTGCAGGGCAAAGATAGCACTGCCCGCTCCTTGCTTACCCCTGCCTGCTCCCTGTGGACCTTACCCCGGGAGACATGCTGGGGAAAAGTCAGTGGAGTAATAGACCCGTGGGGGCTGTACAGGGATTGTGGTCTCAGGATGTGGGGGGGTCGCTATCCAATATGGTGGGTATGCAGTCTGCTTCCCTGAACCCTAGAAAAGCCCCAGGGTCCTGAGGATCTGGTTGGGCAAGGCCATAGCCTGTCCTGCTCTAACTGTGGATTCTCTTCTCAGGGCCTTTGATACCATGGTAACTTCGATGATGGTCCAGGTGTGCTGACCTCTGCCCCAGCCATCCGGAAGAGAAGCCGGTGTTCACCCCAGCTGGATGATACTTATTTATTCCCTTTCTGCTCCCTGAGTGTAACCTCCGGGCAGGGCTGCGTGCCCTGTGCTTTTCTACTAAAGGCCTCACAAGATGAGATCTCCGTTGTCCTTCTCttgtcaggagagagagagggctcagtgaggaGCTGTCAGCTGGTCTCAGAGACTCTGGAGCGATGGAAGGGGTGTGACCACAGCTGGGTGGTATGAGGGAGGGTGCTGAGTGCAGGAGGTTGTGGGCCACTACTCTCTGAGCAGGCGGGTGGTCCAGAAGGGTGCGGAGTATGGGGAACCTAGAGCCAGCTTCAGAGAACGGAGGCAATCCAAGGCGGACAGCCACACACCTTCCTTCTTGGGTAAGCGCTCTCAACATTCTGGACCTATCACTCATTGCAATCTTAGCCCAGTGCTTGTGCCCAGCGCTAGCCTCAGGAGGTAGTAAAATCTGTAAAGCTTCCTGGAACACAACATTAAAGCAACTGCTGCTTCCCGTGTGCCAGAGGAGGAACTCAGGAGCCTGTCCTGCCTGTCTGTGAGCATGGTGGTCAGCAAGGTCCCTGGTGCTGCTCCTAGGCCATGCATCCCTGAGGACAAACCAAGCTCTCGGGTCAAAGGTCCTGTGGCTATGGAGGTGGTGTGAGGCTGCCTCTTCCGTGGCACTGGACGGTGTAGCTGAATACTGGTGtcctgggagaggcagaggccaa is a window of Rattus rattus isolate New Zealand chromosome 17, Rrattus_CSIRO_v1, whole genome shotgun sequence DNA encoding:
- the Trappc2l gene encoding trafficking protein particle complex subunit 2-like protein isoform X1, with the translated sequence MAVCIAVIAKENYPLYIRSAPTENELKFHYMVHTSLDVVDEKISAMGKALVDQRELYLGLLYPTEDYKVYGYVTNSKVKFVMVVDSSNTALRDNEIRSMFRKLHNSYTDVMCNPFYNPGDRIQSRAFDTMVTSMMVQVC
- the Trappc2l gene encoding trafficking protein particle complex subunit 2-like protein isoform X2, with product MVHTSLDVVDEKISAMGKALVDQRELYLGLLYPTEDYKVYGYVTNSKVKFVMVVDSSNTALRDNEIRSMFRKLHNSYTDVMCNPFYNPGDRIQSRAFDTMVTSMMVQVC